The Pleuronectes platessa chromosome 13, fPlePla1.1, whole genome shotgun sequence genome includes a window with the following:
- the e2f5 gene encoding transcription factor E2F5, giving the protein MEFEAPGTVRSTPSRHEKSLGLLTMKFVGLLQEAKDGVLDLKVAADSLAVKQKRRIYDITNVLEGVGLIEKKNKNIIQWRGENTGSQTQEMLEQVKVLKSQISELEAQEKELDQQKAWLEENIKHLNHVPITSTYKFVTHEDVCRAFSGDTLLAVVAPAGTQLEVPLPEMGQSGQKRYQVNLRSHSAPIHVMLINKDSDSTIPVVFSVPPTDDICSMPTPPSTPASLQRFSLSTSMYSSSTTTSSFCSQDSLCSDHQMALPEHEVLSMLSTPPDAHMDCQSVAVLEQKRMDLAGSEFQSVLDVNSLLVLSAAGDHMKDDRETAVDLIDELLSADGMDYSFNLDDSEGVCDLFDMQILNY; this is encoded by the exons atggagttCGAGGCGCCGGGCACGGTTCGCTCCACACCGAGTCGACACGAGAAAAGTTTGGGGCTCCTCACGATGAAGTTTGTGGGTCTGCTCCAGGAAGCGAAGGATGGCGTCCTGGACCTGAAAGTG GCTGCAGACAGTTTGGCAGtgaagcagaagaggaggataTACGACATCACAAATGTCCTGGAAGGTGTGGGGCTGattgagaagaaaaacaagaacattATCCAGTGGag GGGTGAGAACACAGGGAGCCAAACTCAAGAGATGCTGGAGCAGGTGAAGGTTTTGAAGTCGCAGATCTCTGAGCTCGAGGCCCAAGAGAAGGAGCTGGACCAGCAGAAGGCCTGGCTGGAGGAAAACATCAAACACCTGAACCACGTTCCCATCACCAGCAC TTACAAATTTGTGACACATGAAGACGTCTGCAGAGCCTTCAGCGGCGACACTCTTCTTGCCGTTGTGGCTCCTGCTGGGACGCAGCTGGAAGTTCCATTACCTGAAATG GGACAGAGCGGTCAGAAGAGGTACCAGGTGAATCTACGCAGCCACTCGGCTCCCATCCACGTCATGTTGATCAACAAAGATTCAGACTCCACGATACCTGTGGTGTTCTCGGTGCCGCCGACCGACGACATCTGTTCAATGCCGACCCCACCCAGCACCCCCGCCAGCTTGCAGAGGTTCTCCCTCTCCACGTCCATGTACTCCAGCTCCAccaccacttcctccttctGCAGCCAGGACTCCCTCTGCTCAGACCACCAGATGGCGCTGCCAGAACATGAAGTGCTGTCGATGTTGTCCACCCCGCCTGATGCgcacatgg ACTGTCAGTCTGTGGCAGTGTTGGAGCAGAAGCGGATGGACCTGGCGGGCTCGGAGTTCCAGTCTGTGCTGGATGTGAACAGCCTGCTGGTGCTCAGTGCTGCCGGAGACCACATGAAGGACGACAGAGAGA CTGCTGTTGATCTGATTGATGAGCTCTTGTCTGCTGATG GAATGGACTACAGCTTCAATCTGGACGACAGCGAGGGCGTGTGTGACCTGTTCGACATGCAGATCCTAAATTACTGA
- the lrrcc1 gene encoding leucine-rich repeat and coiled-coil domain-containing protein 1 isoform X2, with protein MGNKELSLIDKQITSLLDIPLSPTVTSLNLHCNHIPRIEGLTSAWHLRHLDLSSNCISKIEGLSSLTSLRTLNLSCNLIAKVEGLNGLVNLTRLNLSYNQINNLTGLLYLHGTEYKLNFLGLHSNHLDHIDHLLQCLLGLQSLREVTLSQDGKGNPVCRSPGYREIIMQSLPQISVLDGKDLQGNPVDLGPGSVCDIPGLEDYSDLLLSSDTSHNENRKGDVPLTTPHIDKVLTQFHQRSASEEVTDPAAQPVCQSFHKVPSTDVSDPVNEQRIRKLEHQVSQLIQQVPTGQKSAGSTHPVVPSRKAKRDIDRTSESECDSGKENRRRTRIPKHRNSIPTRRTTSHEKTSRRSDGDQENPKQKSSKSAALPPRKTSDTDAAGSTRSKPLRAAKASGSVRTKSTEEQETYRTIVEERDQERERRWKAEQAVRKLTEELKCLQTKVSEEKDLQCMAVHTTDRLKEMLLKERSGHSELQTRVEELQGRCQSLTQQLEKARGSEEQHKTALQRLEESISHGEALRARQQAEEMKQHQELVNKAAALKRELDIHRVSVRQHKDKLQQLHELLAAREQEHRKQLELRLQPGGADFREAVAKEAALMEQRLAHKEAELQEKLADGRKQYAALEDEFRMALTIEAARFSEVKEACDQMAAELMELKATLAQSQQREKKSASLVQELTAMVKEQKSRISELIKAKRDAVTDLKSRLHSLEAEVEQDRRLGLQLELLKKDKARLISQLTAQESVIDGLRAERRIWGQELALQGSSLAQDRGRLEARIEVLSTELNTQKKQNEGDNDALKIKTKIIDDQTETIRKLKEALQERDDQIRRLREEAVQNQKRLKQQQEEEAARQAELRERLEHLSLRKEELKQQLGDKEAELEDVKRVYRQGPHHKRTMPSTEELS; from the exons ATGGGAAACAAGGAGCTGAGTCTTATTGACAAGCAAATAACAAG CTTGCTGGATATCCCTCTGAGTCCCACAGTAACATCCCTCAATCTGCACTGTAATCACATCCCGAGGATCGAGGGCCTTACCTCAGCTTGGCATCTGCGGCACTTAGACCTTTCTTCCAATTGCATTTCTAAGATCGAGGGTTTAAGTTCCCTCACTTCCCTCAGGACATTAAATTTATCCTGTAACTTAATCGCGAAGGTTGAAG GACTGAACGGCCTTGTGAACCTAACAAGATTAAACTTGTCCTACAATCAGATAAATAACCTCACGG GGTTGCTGTACCTTCATGGTACAGAGTACAAGCTGAATTTCCTCGGTCTCCATAGCAACCACCTGGACCACATTGATCACCTGCTGCAGTGCCTGCTGGGATTGCAAAGCTTAAGAGAGGTGACGTTAAGCCAGGATGGCAAAGGCAACCCTGTGTGCAGATCACCAG GTTATAGGGAGATCATCATGCAGTCATTGCCACAGATCTCTGTTCTGGATGGAAAGGACCTACAGGGAAACCCGGTAGATCTAGGTCCAGGCAGTGTCTGTGATATCCCCGGTCTCGAGGACTATTCGGACCTCCTGCTTTCCTCAGATACAAGTcacaatgaaaat CGTAAAGGGGATGTCCCTCTGACCACACCACACATTGACAAGGTGCTGACCCAGTTTCATCAGCGGTCTGCATCTGAAGAAGTCACCGATCCAGCTGCACAACCGGTTTGCCAGAGCTTCCACAAAGTTCCCTCCACTGATGTGTCTGACCCCGTTAATGAACAACGCATCAGGAAACTGGAACACCAGGTGTcccagctcatccagcag GTGCCTACAGGTCAAAAATCCGCTGGCTCCACTCATCCCGTGGTGCCGTCACGAAAAGCCAAGAGGGACATAGACCGCACTTCGGAGAGTGAGTGTGACAGCGGGAAGGAGAACAGGAGGCGCACCAGAATCCCCAAACATCGTAACAGCATACCAACGAGGAGGACAACCAGCCATGAGAAGACGAGCAGGAGATCCGACGG CGATCAGGAGAATCCGAAACAGAAGAGCTCAAAGTCGGCTGCGCTGCCTCCGAGGAAGACCAGCGACACAGACGCAGCAGGGTCAACAAGGAGCAAACCTTTGAGAGCTGCCAAGGCCTCGGGCAGTGTGAGAACCAAGTCCACTGAGGAGCAGGAAACCTACAGG ACCATTGTCGAGGAGCGGGACCAGGAGCGAGAGAGGCGTTGGAAAGCCGAGCAGGCTGTGAGGAAGTTAACAGAGGAGCTGAAGTGCCTGCAGACAAAGGTCAGCGAGGAGAAAGACCTGCAGTGCATGGCCGTGCACACCACAGACCG ACTGAAGGAAATGTTGCTGAAGGAGCGTTCGGGGCACTCTGAGCTGCAGACTCGtgttgaggagctgcaggggaGGTGTCAGTCCCTAACCCAGCAGCTGGAGAAGGCCCGCGGCAGTGAAGAGCAACACAAAACTGcactgcagcgactggaggaaAGCATCTCCCACGGAGAGGCACTCAGGGCTCGCCAGCAGGCTGAAGAG ATGAAGCAGCACCAGGAGCTGGTAAACAAGGCAGCAGCTCTGAAGAGAGAGCTGGACATTCACAGAGTCTCTGTACGCcagcacaaagacaaactgcagcagctgcatgAGCTGCTCGCAGCCAGGGAACAAGAGCACAG AAAACAGCTGGAGTTGCGGCTGCAGCCTGGCGGGGCAGATTTCCGTGAAGCGGTGGCAAAAGAAGCAGCATTGATGGAACAGAGACTTGCTCACAAGgaggctgagctgcaggagaaactGGCGGATGGCAGGAAACAGTACGCTGCTCTGGAGGACGAGTTCCGCATGGCACTAACCATCGAGGCTGCTCGCTTCTCTGAG GTGAAGGAGGCTTGTGATCAGATGGCTGCGGAGCTGATGGAGCTCAAGGCGACCCTCGCCCAGTCCCAGCAAAGGGAGAAGAAGTCCGCCTCTTTGGTGCAGGAGCTCACAGCCATGGTCAAGGAGCAAAAGAGCCGCATCTCTGAGCTCATCAAAGCCAAGAGAGATGCTGTCACTGATCTGAAG AGTCGTCTGCATTCCTTGGAAGCAGAAGTGGAGCAGGATCGGCGTCTCGGCCTGCAGCTCGAGTTGCTCAAGAAAGACAAAGCACGGCTTATCTCTCAGCTCACAGCTCAGGAGTCAGTGATAGATGGCCTGAGGGCAGAGAGGCGGATCTGGGGCCAGGAGCTCGCTCTGCAAG GATCGTCTTTAGCTCAGGATCGTGGGCGCCTGGAGGCCAGGATCGAAGTGCTGAGCACTGAGCTCAACACGCAGAAGAAACAGAACGAAGGAGACAATGATGCCCTCAAAATCAAGACCAAAATCATTGATGACCAGACAGAGACCATCCGCAAACTCAAAGAG GCTTTGCAGGAGCGTGACGATCAGATCCGTAGGCTGCGTGAGGAGGCAGTCCAGAACCAGAAGAGGctcaagcagcagcaggaggaggaggcagctcgGCAGGCTGAGCTGAGAGAGCGTCTGGAACATCTCAGCCTGCGTAAGGAGGAGCTGAAACAGCAGCTGGGGGACAaagaggcagagctcgaggacGTCAAAAGAGTTTACAGGCAAGGACCCCATCACAAACGCACCATGCCAAGCACAGAGGAGCTCTCATGA
- the lrrcc1 gene encoding leucine-rich repeat and coiled-coil domain-containing protein 1 isoform X3, translating to MQSLPQISVLDGKDLQGNPVDLGPGSVCDIPGLEDYSDLLLSSDTSHNENRKGDVPLTTPHIDKVLTQFHQRSASEEVTDPAAQPVCQSFHKVPSTDVSDPVNEQRIRKLEHQVSQLIQQVPTGQKSAGSTHPVVPSRKAKRDIDRTSESECDSGKENRRRTRIPKHRNSIPTRRTTSHEKTSRRSDGDQENPKQKSSKSAALPPRKTSDTDAAGSTRSKPLRAAKASGSVRTKSTEEQETYRTIVEERDQERERRWKAEQAVRKLTEELKCLQTKVSEEKDLQCMAVHTTDRLKEMLLKERSGHSELQTRVEELQGRCQSLTQQLEKARGSEEQHKTALQRLEESISHGEALRARQQAEEMKQHQELVNKAAALKRELDIHRVSVRQHKDKLQQLHELLAAREQEHRKQLELRLQPGGADFREAVAKEAALMEQRLAHKEAELQEKLADGRKQYAALEDEFRMALTIEAARFSEVKEACDQMAAELMELKATLAQSQQREKKSASLVQELTAMVKEQKSRISELIKAKRDAVTDLKSRLHSLEAEVEQDRRLGLQLELLKKDKARLISQLTAQESVIDGLRAERRIWGQELALQGSSLAQDRGRLEARIEVLSTELNTQKKQNEGDNDALKIKTKIIDDQTETIRKLKEALQERDDQIRRLREEAVQNQKRLKQQQEEEAARQAELRERLEHLSLRKEELKQQLGDKEAELEDVKRVYRDSSEKWQEKADLLTRLESQVKRMKDNFDSKESLLLEERDQATEAHRTAVEKLHCVDDAFRQQLESVQAAHQAELVRQATEKQQQIEQANQKVFEVEQEMRQLLEETETEKKIMEEKLKRLTSVLKDF from the exons ATGCAGTCATTGCCACAGATCTCTGTTCTGGATGGAAAGGACCTACAGGGAAACCCGGTAGATCTAGGTCCAGGCAGTGTCTGTGATATCCCCGGTCTCGAGGACTATTCGGACCTCCTGCTTTCCTCAGATACAAGTcacaatgaaaat CGTAAAGGGGATGTCCCTCTGACCACACCACACATTGACAAGGTGCTGACCCAGTTTCATCAGCGGTCTGCATCTGAAGAAGTCACCGATCCAGCTGCACAACCGGTTTGCCAGAGCTTCCACAAAGTTCCCTCCACTGATGTGTCTGACCCCGTTAATGAACAACGCATCAGGAAACTGGAACACCAGGTGTcccagctcatccagcag GTGCCTACAGGTCAAAAATCCGCTGGCTCCACTCATCCCGTGGTGCCGTCACGAAAAGCCAAGAGGGACATAGACCGCACTTCGGAGAGTGAGTGTGACAGCGGGAAGGAGAACAGGAGGCGCACCAGAATCCCCAAACATCGTAACAGCATACCAACGAGGAGGACAACCAGCCATGAGAAGACGAGCAGGAGATCCGACGG CGATCAGGAGAATCCGAAACAGAAGAGCTCAAAGTCGGCTGCGCTGCCTCCGAGGAAGACCAGCGACACAGACGCAGCAGGGTCAACAAGGAGCAAACCTTTGAGAGCTGCCAAGGCCTCGGGCAGTGTGAGAACCAAGTCCACTGAGGAGCAGGAAACCTACAGG ACCATTGTCGAGGAGCGGGACCAGGAGCGAGAGAGGCGTTGGAAAGCCGAGCAGGCTGTGAGGAAGTTAACAGAGGAGCTGAAGTGCCTGCAGACAAAGGTCAGCGAGGAGAAAGACCTGCAGTGCATGGCCGTGCACACCACAGACCG ACTGAAGGAAATGTTGCTGAAGGAGCGTTCGGGGCACTCTGAGCTGCAGACTCGtgttgaggagctgcaggggaGGTGTCAGTCCCTAACCCAGCAGCTGGAGAAGGCCCGCGGCAGTGAAGAGCAACACAAAACTGcactgcagcgactggaggaaAGCATCTCCCACGGAGAGGCACTCAGGGCTCGCCAGCAGGCTGAAGAG ATGAAGCAGCACCAGGAGCTGGTAAACAAGGCAGCAGCTCTGAAGAGAGAGCTGGACATTCACAGAGTCTCTGTACGCcagcacaaagacaaactgcagcagctgcatgAGCTGCTCGCAGCCAGGGAACAAGAGCACAG AAAACAGCTGGAGTTGCGGCTGCAGCCTGGCGGGGCAGATTTCCGTGAAGCGGTGGCAAAAGAAGCAGCATTGATGGAACAGAGACTTGCTCACAAGgaggctgagctgcaggagaaactGGCGGATGGCAGGAAACAGTACGCTGCTCTGGAGGACGAGTTCCGCATGGCACTAACCATCGAGGCTGCTCGCTTCTCTGAG GTGAAGGAGGCTTGTGATCAGATGGCTGCGGAGCTGATGGAGCTCAAGGCGACCCTCGCCCAGTCCCAGCAAAGGGAGAAGAAGTCCGCCTCTTTGGTGCAGGAGCTCACAGCCATGGTCAAGGAGCAAAAGAGCCGCATCTCTGAGCTCATCAAAGCCAAGAGAGATGCTGTCACTGATCTGAAG AGTCGTCTGCATTCCTTGGAAGCAGAAGTGGAGCAGGATCGGCGTCTCGGCCTGCAGCTCGAGTTGCTCAAGAAAGACAAAGCACGGCTTATCTCTCAGCTCACAGCTCAGGAGTCAGTGATAGATGGCCTGAGGGCAGAGAGGCGGATCTGGGGCCAGGAGCTCGCTCTGCAAG GATCGTCTTTAGCTCAGGATCGTGGGCGCCTGGAGGCCAGGATCGAAGTGCTGAGCACTGAGCTCAACACGCAGAAGAAACAGAACGAAGGAGACAATGATGCCCTCAAAATCAAGACCAAAATCATTGATGACCAGACAGAGACCATCCGCAAACTCAAAGAG GCTTTGCAGGAGCGTGACGATCAGATCCGTAGGCTGCGTGAGGAGGCAGTCCAGAACCAGAAGAGGctcaagcagcagcaggaggaggaggcagctcgGCAGGCTGAGCTGAGAGAGCGTCTGGAACATCTCAGCCTGCGTAAGGAGGAGCTGAAACAGCAGCTGGGGGACAaagaggcagagctcgaggacGTCAAAAGAGTTTACAG AGATTCCAGTGAGAAGTGGCAGGAGAAGGCAGACCTGCTCACTCGGTTGGAGAGCCAGGTTAAGCGCATGAAGGACAACTTTGATTCCAAGGAAAGCTTGCTGCTTGAGGAAAGAGATCAAGCAACAGAAGCACACAG AACCGCTGTGGAGAAGTTGCACTGTGTGGACGATGCTTTCCGGCAACAACTGGAGTCTGTCCAGGCTGCCCATCAAGCTGAGCTTGTACGACAGGCTACTGAAAAGCAGCAACAAATAGAACAAGCCAATCAGAAG GTCTTTGAAGTGGAGCAGGAGATGCGTCAGCTtctggaggagacagagacggaAAAGAAAATCATGGAAGAGAAACTTAAACGTCTCACTAGTGTACTGAAAGACTTTTAA
- the lrrcc1 gene encoding leucine-rich repeat and coiled-coil domain-containing protein 1 isoform X1, which produces MGNKELSLIDKQITSLLDIPLSPTVTSLNLHCNHIPRIEGLTSAWHLRHLDLSSNCISKIEGLSSLTSLRTLNLSCNLIAKVEGLNGLVNLTRLNLSYNQINNLTGLLYLHGTEYKLNFLGLHSNHLDHIDHLLQCLLGLQSLREVTLSQDGKGNPVCRSPGYREIIMQSLPQISVLDGKDLQGNPVDLGPGSVCDIPGLEDYSDLLLSSDTSHNENRKGDVPLTTPHIDKVLTQFHQRSASEEVTDPAAQPVCQSFHKVPSTDVSDPVNEQRIRKLEHQVSQLIQQVPTGQKSAGSTHPVVPSRKAKRDIDRTSESECDSGKENRRRTRIPKHRNSIPTRRTTSHEKTSRRSDGDQENPKQKSSKSAALPPRKTSDTDAAGSTRSKPLRAAKASGSVRTKSTEEQETYRTIVEERDQERERRWKAEQAVRKLTEELKCLQTKVSEEKDLQCMAVHTTDRLKEMLLKERSGHSELQTRVEELQGRCQSLTQQLEKARGSEEQHKTALQRLEESISHGEALRARQQAEEMKQHQELVNKAAALKRELDIHRVSVRQHKDKLQQLHELLAAREQEHRKQLELRLQPGGADFREAVAKEAALMEQRLAHKEAELQEKLADGRKQYAALEDEFRMALTIEAARFSEVKEACDQMAAELMELKATLAQSQQREKKSASLVQELTAMVKEQKSRISELIKAKRDAVTDLKSRLHSLEAEVEQDRRLGLQLELLKKDKARLISQLTAQESVIDGLRAERRIWGQELALQGSSLAQDRGRLEARIEVLSTELNTQKKQNEGDNDALKIKTKIIDDQTETIRKLKEALQERDDQIRRLREEAVQNQKRLKQQQEEEAARQAELRERLEHLSLRKEELKQQLGDKEAELEDVKRVYRDSSEKWQEKADLLTRLESQVKRMKDNFDSKESLLLEERDQATEAHRTAVEKLHCVDDAFRQQLESVQAAHQAELVRQATEKQQQIEQANQKVFEVEQEMRQLLEETETEKKIMEEKLKRLTSVLKDF; this is translated from the exons ATGGGAAACAAGGAGCTGAGTCTTATTGACAAGCAAATAACAAG CTTGCTGGATATCCCTCTGAGTCCCACAGTAACATCCCTCAATCTGCACTGTAATCACATCCCGAGGATCGAGGGCCTTACCTCAGCTTGGCATCTGCGGCACTTAGACCTTTCTTCCAATTGCATTTCTAAGATCGAGGGTTTAAGTTCCCTCACTTCCCTCAGGACATTAAATTTATCCTGTAACTTAATCGCGAAGGTTGAAG GACTGAACGGCCTTGTGAACCTAACAAGATTAAACTTGTCCTACAATCAGATAAATAACCTCACGG GGTTGCTGTACCTTCATGGTACAGAGTACAAGCTGAATTTCCTCGGTCTCCATAGCAACCACCTGGACCACATTGATCACCTGCTGCAGTGCCTGCTGGGATTGCAAAGCTTAAGAGAGGTGACGTTAAGCCAGGATGGCAAAGGCAACCCTGTGTGCAGATCACCAG GTTATAGGGAGATCATCATGCAGTCATTGCCACAGATCTCTGTTCTGGATGGAAAGGACCTACAGGGAAACCCGGTAGATCTAGGTCCAGGCAGTGTCTGTGATATCCCCGGTCTCGAGGACTATTCGGACCTCCTGCTTTCCTCAGATACAAGTcacaatgaaaat CGTAAAGGGGATGTCCCTCTGACCACACCACACATTGACAAGGTGCTGACCCAGTTTCATCAGCGGTCTGCATCTGAAGAAGTCACCGATCCAGCTGCACAACCGGTTTGCCAGAGCTTCCACAAAGTTCCCTCCACTGATGTGTCTGACCCCGTTAATGAACAACGCATCAGGAAACTGGAACACCAGGTGTcccagctcatccagcag GTGCCTACAGGTCAAAAATCCGCTGGCTCCACTCATCCCGTGGTGCCGTCACGAAAAGCCAAGAGGGACATAGACCGCACTTCGGAGAGTGAGTGTGACAGCGGGAAGGAGAACAGGAGGCGCACCAGAATCCCCAAACATCGTAACAGCATACCAACGAGGAGGACAACCAGCCATGAGAAGACGAGCAGGAGATCCGACGG CGATCAGGAGAATCCGAAACAGAAGAGCTCAAAGTCGGCTGCGCTGCCTCCGAGGAAGACCAGCGACACAGACGCAGCAGGGTCAACAAGGAGCAAACCTTTGAGAGCTGCCAAGGCCTCGGGCAGTGTGAGAACCAAGTCCACTGAGGAGCAGGAAACCTACAGG ACCATTGTCGAGGAGCGGGACCAGGAGCGAGAGAGGCGTTGGAAAGCCGAGCAGGCTGTGAGGAAGTTAACAGAGGAGCTGAAGTGCCTGCAGACAAAGGTCAGCGAGGAGAAAGACCTGCAGTGCATGGCCGTGCACACCACAGACCG ACTGAAGGAAATGTTGCTGAAGGAGCGTTCGGGGCACTCTGAGCTGCAGACTCGtgttgaggagctgcaggggaGGTGTCAGTCCCTAACCCAGCAGCTGGAGAAGGCCCGCGGCAGTGAAGAGCAACACAAAACTGcactgcagcgactggaggaaAGCATCTCCCACGGAGAGGCACTCAGGGCTCGCCAGCAGGCTGAAGAG ATGAAGCAGCACCAGGAGCTGGTAAACAAGGCAGCAGCTCTGAAGAGAGAGCTGGACATTCACAGAGTCTCTGTACGCcagcacaaagacaaactgcagcagctgcatgAGCTGCTCGCAGCCAGGGAACAAGAGCACAG AAAACAGCTGGAGTTGCGGCTGCAGCCTGGCGGGGCAGATTTCCGTGAAGCGGTGGCAAAAGAAGCAGCATTGATGGAACAGAGACTTGCTCACAAGgaggctgagctgcaggagaaactGGCGGATGGCAGGAAACAGTACGCTGCTCTGGAGGACGAGTTCCGCATGGCACTAACCATCGAGGCTGCTCGCTTCTCTGAG GTGAAGGAGGCTTGTGATCAGATGGCTGCGGAGCTGATGGAGCTCAAGGCGACCCTCGCCCAGTCCCAGCAAAGGGAGAAGAAGTCCGCCTCTTTGGTGCAGGAGCTCACAGCCATGGTCAAGGAGCAAAAGAGCCGCATCTCTGAGCTCATCAAAGCCAAGAGAGATGCTGTCACTGATCTGAAG AGTCGTCTGCATTCCTTGGAAGCAGAAGTGGAGCAGGATCGGCGTCTCGGCCTGCAGCTCGAGTTGCTCAAGAAAGACAAAGCACGGCTTATCTCTCAGCTCACAGCTCAGGAGTCAGTGATAGATGGCCTGAGGGCAGAGAGGCGGATCTGGGGCCAGGAGCTCGCTCTGCAAG GATCGTCTTTAGCTCAGGATCGTGGGCGCCTGGAGGCCAGGATCGAAGTGCTGAGCACTGAGCTCAACACGCAGAAGAAACAGAACGAAGGAGACAATGATGCCCTCAAAATCAAGACCAAAATCATTGATGACCAGACAGAGACCATCCGCAAACTCAAAGAG GCTTTGCAGGAGCGTGACGATCAGATCCGTAGGCTGCGTGAGGAGGCAGTCCAGAACCAGAAGAGGctcaagcagcagcaggaggaggaggcagctcgGCAGGCTGAGCTGAGAGAGCGTCTGGAACATCTCAGCCTGCGTAAGGAGGAGCTGAAACAGCAGCTGGGGGACAaagaggcagagctcgaggacGTCAAAAGAGTTTACAG AGATTCCAGTGAGAAGTGGCAGGAGAAGGCAGACCTGCTCACTCGGTTGGAGAGCCAGGTTAAGCGCATGAAGGACAACTTTGATTCCAAGGAAAGCTTGCTGCTTGAGGAAAGAGATCAAGCAACAGAAGCACACAG AACCGCTGTGGAGAAGTTGCACTGTGTGGACGATGCTTTCCGGCAACAACTGGAGTCTGTCCAGGCTGCCCATCAAGCTGAGCTTGTACGACAGGCTACTGAAAAGCAGCAACAAATAGAACAAGCCAATCAGAAG GTCTTTGAAGTGGAGCAGGAGATGCGTCAGCTtctggaggagacagagacggaAAAGAAAATCATGGAAGAGAAACTTAAACGTCTCACTAGTGTACTGAAAGACTTTTAA